The following DNA comes from Salvia splendens isolate huo1 chromosome 17, SspV2, whole genome shotgun sequence.
ATGATCATAGAGTAAATGTGGAACTATTATTGATTATCTTCGTAATAAAATTTGTGTTTAACTTGAAGCAAAATAAATCTACATTGCATGATGTCATAGGTTAGGAATAGCTAAAGCCATTCAAAAACTTAATTATCATAAAACAATATTCACTAACACCTATAACCTTAATTCACCGGTTGTCGACGTGAAACTTAGCAGCCGATCAGTCGAGCATTAGGAATCCGAGGCCGGCTTCACTTTCTCCTTGAGGAATTGTAGAATGTGCTCTCGTTTCCAGTTATCAACTCTACATTACACCAACAAAAATCCATGTCAAGCAAATAAACATATGCACGTCGTCATAGACAAAATTGTGTGAATTTAAGATTTCATAACTAAACGAAAAGGAACCAACACAAGATCTCTTTGGGCAGTAAGCTCACCTAATGGTTTCCTTAGGCTGTGCGTCGTCATCCAACATGATCAACTTGGGTGGAGAATTGAAAGCGTACTGAACTTTGACCGAAGGGAATTTATCCTTCTCTTCCTCGATGAAGCCAACTAGCTCGGGATAAAACACCAGTTTCCTCATGCACACCTCTAAAATAGCACCAGAATATATAACCTGCAAACACGTTACAATGAGACGGATTTGGACAAAGAAAGAGGATGTATATGAATGTGAAATTAGAGGAAGCTAGTTCATCTATTGAAAAGTATAGCAGTGCTGCAAAATCAGCTTCTAATGATGCACGCTAGCTTTAGTTGTCTGGAATCATTTTACTTGGGCTATTAAGTAAACAACGTATATAGTAGGCTGTGTTTGTAGAATTTGCGAATTCGGGCTAAAAAGTAGCCGTGTGGTCAAGGTTTAGACTAAAGTTTAAGAATAACCCTTAATAATTTTGGAGCAAATTTAGACATCAAAATGCAATGCTATAAACACGTCTAGAGCTCAGCGATCACTTGCAGAAACCTATAACCCTTTCGGCTAACACATGAACATTCTTGTTGAAAATTAAATAGATGTACCTTGCTTGTGGCATCATCTGAATCCTCGGAACAACACTTCAGACAATCAGACACCAGCTCTGCAGTGA
Coding sequences within:
- the LOC121774794 gene encoding selenoprotein F-like, encoding MGSLKLVMALIPLILLFSVCEAEQKLSTKECENLGFTGLALCSDCHTFAEYIKDQELVSDCLKCCSEDSDDATSKVIYSGAILEVCMRKLVFYPELVGFIEEEKDKFPSVKVQYAFNSPPKLIMLDDDAQPKETIRVDNWKREHILQFLKEKVKPASDS